In Drosophila ananassae strain 14024-0371.13 chromosome 3R, ASM1763931v2, whole genome shotgun sequence, the DNA window GGTTTTTGTCCTGCAGATTAAATCCTTGCGTGTGGATGTCCTTTGAGTCCTTTCCGCTGTCAGTTTTAATGACAGTTAGTTGGCACCAAAGACCACAAAAGAATTCAATTTATGAGCCAGGCCAGCGACTGTACTGTGTATACGCCGTTGTCCTGGCCAGGACCTAACGCTATATTTGGCACGCACGAGATATACAGGAGAAGGAAAAAGAGACAGCCAGGCTCAATGTCACTCCTGTTGGGGTATTATTAGGCCGCTTTATTGATTTCGCATTATTGAGTCTTAATTGTGTTCGTATACCACGGCAGGCAGCATCAGAATTCAATTTTTactcaaataaataaaatatgagtTTTATATTAAGTCTGTTTGTGACTTTAAGGgtattaaatatatacaaataatgtCCTTCGTAACTCCTTAATTATTTATAGTTGGAGCTGCCTTGAAACACAAGTTAATtggcttttaattgcttttagGATATTGTTTCACAAAAATGGAGTACTTATTCCCCAAAAgttatttctttcttttggaaAGTTTCTAAACTAAACTTCAGAAACTGAAagtaatttataaagaaattataacacaaaaataacctatatttcattttttattattaacttATTCTAATAACTTAtactaaaatattatttttataaaagaacAAAATTATTATCCCATCTGCTCCTTTATTGAAGTCGCACTGTAACTATTTTTGATGACTGCATCTCACCTGCACACTAGCGGTACCATGGGCAACGTCTGCCTAATGGAGGCCCGCACATTTTGGATCCTCTTCTCCGGCCACACATGATTGAATCCCAGCTTCAGACCGTACCGGGGCACTGCCGTCACCTCGTTGCTCTCCTCCTGCTGCTCCAGATCCTGgtcctcctccagctccagttTCATCTTCTCCTCGAAGACGGCGCTGACAGATTCTGCGATGCCGCCAGCCACTCCGTTTCCGTTCATAATTGGAGCAGCGCCCGCATTTCCATTACCCAATTTTGTCGCTGCTGATGTGTCCGTTGCGGCTGCCATTTCTCTATACGATCGCGTGCTCCCCAATCCGATAATGCTTTAATTCATATTATGCCTATGTCCGATTTATTCCGGGAGCGTCAAAAACGCGCCGACCGTAGCAACcgaagaaacaacaacaattggAGCCCCAGCAGCTGGTCGGCCCATACGGCAGCAGCCCCAAAACGCCAAAATACTAAATTTGAGCTTTAAAAGCTTCAGCTCAGAATATGGTGTGTACTCACTGCCACGCAGCATACATTTTTCAGCGAAATATTAAAGTCAtttatcattttatttatgtttattcttaaatttgtttatatcacaaaattaaaaatctagGAAGTATTCTTAGAATGTTTGacgaatttgtttaaaattaattcttaGCCCCCGCTTAGAAAGTTAACGCTTTCAGATAAAGTTTACTTTGGTATTTTGCGCGCCAAAAGTctgaaatttaaaatatttgacatttaaattataaaaaataacaaaacgtGCATGAAATCATTCtttaaaaattacttttttagAATGAGCTTCAAAGAAACCATCCtgcataatttatttatgtatttaaacTAATTGTAATCACAAAAACACTTATGGTAAAAAAGgaagagaaaaaattattaagaaaaataacGTTTTTAAATAATCACAAAATTTATTACATAGTGTGCATGGTGTAATGCCTATTCCATTGACTTTACGTACTTGGGGCAGTAACATTTCTTACGGTATTTTGTCGAGGCCTTCGACGTTGGCGAAGTGGGTTCCTCGACGGGGTCTACCACCACCTCCTCGGGATGGGCCTTTTCATTGCACTTGGCCGTCATAAAGTTAAAGAAGTCAATGTTACGGACATGGGAGTAGAACTGGTCCTTAAACTGGAAGTAGTTTGGATACACCTTGTGCTTCAGCATGGCCAAGTAGAGGCTGAGACGCTGTTGCTCCATGAACTTCCTGCGCCGCATCTCCTCGTGATGGTTCTTCCAGCTTCGCTTGCTGATTTCCTGCTGCACCAACAGACGCAGTCGAGGATGCAGATGGAACAACACCGCCCTGAAAGAAGATACATTAAtccttaataaatttaataaccCATGAAATGGGACTCACTCATTGAAGCGATATCGCTGCTTCCTAAACTTGATCCTGTCAAATTCATTCACAAACTGATATATCCTATCAGTATTGGCCAGTTGTGCTGGTATCTCCACAAATATCCTAAAATGTACAGATTTTTATTAACTATATTCCTTGTTCCTCAGTACTTACTTTGCTTTTAGCACCAAGGGAAACTCCTCAGTTGGTGGTGCCTTCTTATAGAGTGGGAAACGGGGAAACTTCACCAGATCCTCGTTGAACCAAGGGTAGTTGTTTTTCATCTTGTTATCCACCGAAATTAGTTCATGTGCGTCGATAAAGTAGTTTCCAGCACAAAAGTTGTACTTTCCCAGAGGAGGGACCGCTTTCATCAACTCGAAACCTTTCTTTTGACATTGGGAATCCAAACTCTCCAGGAAATAGAGAGTGCGCCATTTGGGGCAGAAACAATTGATGAAACTGGTTAGCTCTTCAATCCATTTCCGGAAAATAGTGGAAAGGCTTTCTGAGTAATTAACCTCCAATACAATGTTGTCgctgaaatatattttttagaaagatttttaaaaaagaccCATAGTTCATCTGAAGATATACTTACCGCACCATTAAGTCGCACTTTGCGTTCTCATCGCATCCAAACTTCCTCAACTGAGTTTGTATGGTGGTCCGATCCTCGAACACATGCACCAGCAGATTATTGCATTCAATCTCCACACAGGTGCGATCCAGAATGTCCGGCACATCCAGCAACTGCTCCTCCGATCCGATGGGTGATTCGCTGGACGGGGCATCTGGTTCGGAGAGAAAGCGTTTCTTCCGCGTCCATTCATCGGAATCGGCACTGGACGACGGCATATCCGGTGGGATATCAGTATAGTTCCTGAACTCACTATCACTTATGGAAATCGGAATTTCGGTCAGCAGGGAGCTCTTAAATATTCTCAGCTTCATATTGTCACAGGTACTGACTGAGGTCTCGATGTTAAGGTCCACTTTTGTGATGTGATTGAAGTTGAACTGGATGCTGGAGTAGATTTTGTGGAACATCGCAAAGGTGTTCGGCATATATGTTATATAACTCATGTCAAAGACGACTtccccctcctcctcctctatCGGACATTCGCTGATGGAGCGCACCTTATCTGGGGCAGTCTGGGACACTGTTTCAATCGTCTGGGAATCGACAAACGATTGATCGAAGGGTAGACCATCGGGAGCATTGATGTATATGGTGCCTCTctatgaataaaataaaataatatttaagataAGAAACAGTATTAAGGAAGTAATTTAGTACCGACTGCACCTGCTCCTCTTCCACACTGGAGTGCCTGTGAGAGCTGCTAGAGGTGATTTCCATATCAATATCATCCCTTTCCGTGCCCGGATCCCAGCCCTCGACCGTGCCCGATTTGATACAGGTACCGTCGCTGTGATAGCATCGTAGCTCGCCCACAGTCCAGATCATCTTGACGCCGTCGTCTCGCATCGAGTAGGCTTCGTTGACGTAGTAGTCGTGCCACTCTGTGTTCCGGTAGGGCTTGCCACACCAGATCTTCCCATCCCGCTGCACATGCACCACGCTGCCCAGCGTGGTTATCAGCTTCAGGTGGCGGTAACTGAGCTTGTACAAAGCCATGATGAAGTTAAGAAAGTTCAGCTCGAACTCAACACTGGCGAACAGGGCGGCGTACTGTTTGCTCTTGGCCAGACGATTCTTCCTCGCCCCCGCGTTCGATCCACTCTGCTTGGAGATCATGCTCTGCATGGATGGCCGCATAATGGATTCCGCTCCGGCAGCTACACGAGTGCTCTCCCTGCGCTTCTTCTTGTGGCACTTGCTCTTGTCATCGGTGGGAATGGGCTTGTAGCTGCTGTACGTAGACTGGGTGGAGCAGGCGTTGATGAACTCCGAGTTcagttcctcctcctcctcgttcTCCGCATCTGTCAAGCTGTAAAGGTAATAAACCTCGCCATTATACCGCATAATTACAACAGTATCGGTGTTTTGGTAGAAAGAAATCACACAACCATAAGGGGTGCATATACGACGACTCTCGTCTAGTTCATTCTCCTGAGGGATTGAAAGGAATCAATGGAGTATATAGGAGATGTGATCTATAAGAACTACAAACCTGATATTGCCACAGATGCTCCGCATGGGTGTCGTGGCAGTAGGTGCTGAGGCCGTTGGGATAGTTAAGCACCGCCTTGGCACACTCCAGTTCCTTGGGCATGGCCCGCAGGCTAATCCCATTCTTGGACTCGATGCGGACACAGGCGTCGGTGGCAAGGACATTGAGCGATGGGTTCCGGAAGTGCACATGCTGATCGCCCACCTCGAGCGACAGACACTTGTTCATTTGACGAAAGTTCCACTTCTCCTCGTACAAGGTGACTCGGCCCTCCTCAAAGAAGTACCTCGAGGTCTTGGTCTTGATCGTCTGGCGGGTATCATCCAAGTTGTATCCCTTTAGCATGGGATGATCTAGACCCAATCCTGCACTTTGATAAATCGAATCGCCTAAGTTTGTGGGCCTAAATTCTTCCGCAAAAAAGGCAGAGGGCCGCATAGCTTTTGAGCCCAGGGTGTCACCCCTCGCCATGGAGGCCGTGGTGGAATGTTTTCGGTTACCCGCCACAGAATCAAATTCCCGCGATGAATCAACAGGTTCTTTagctttcttttgtttgcccTTGATCGACTTCGGCCGCACAAAGATATTGGGATCTATGGTAACGCGATCAGGGCCCTCGCTGCATTTCACGAAGATGGGCTCCCCCGAATTCAGCACTGTGGCCTGGCTCATGTTGGCTGAAGTCAAGCTCTCCTGCATTTCACTAAACTTCTGGGGAGTGACGAAATCCTCCAGGAACTGCTCCATCTCATAGAGGGTAAAGTCCCGGAAGCAAAGTCGCGTAGGGATAACTGTCTGTTTCTCCTGCTCGAAGACCTCGTTCAGGCCCCGACGAAAGGTGTAGAGCTGGACATTCGGACGCACCTCCTCCACGGTAAATTCGTCATAGTCGTTCACCAGGTGAATGAGTCTCTGTGTCACCGAGTCATCCGTGAGGTACAGCTGGGCGTACTTGGGCAGATAGATCGGTTCCGGGTCGCCGTTGTAGGGTTGTACGTTAATAGCATTGGTAATATAGCCGGAGGTGAAGTAACGTCGCATCAGATTGTACTCCAGGCAGCCGTGGTAGATGTTCCGCATCAGGCCCTGGTCCATGTACGAGAGCAGGCTGGTCAGCAGATCATTGGACTCCTCCAGGAATATCCGATCATTTTTGGGCAGTTTTACGATACTCTTGAAGGCATTGGCGTACACCTTGACCTTATCTAGAACCCTGGTCTGAACCGCCGGCGTCGGATTGGCCAGCAGCAGGACCTCCGTCTCGGTCATTAGCTCGCGGGGATTGCCGAAGGTGCTCATTAGGGACTCCACGTAGAGGTAGACGGTGCCATCATCATCTCGGGCAGCCGGCATCTGGGCCTTAAGGTAGTGACCCTGAATGCTAAGCGACTCCACAACGTGAAAAGCGTCCTGCAACTGAAGGGACGGGTCCATCTTAACGTCAGTCTCCTGGTAGCATTCAACGTAATAGCGTCGGTACCAGTCCCTCAGCGTCTCCACGTCGTACATGTACCAGCTCAGTTGATCAAAGATGTCGTTGGAAAACTTGGTCGCCATGCAGGCAGACATCTGGGGCAATTTCTGCTGAAAGATTCCCACCGGCTTCACGGGAGTCCGTTTCCGCAACGAATGGATGTCCCGCTGGATGGTCGCCACCGCCGCCTGAAGCTCTCGTTCGCGACGAGGCCGTGGCACCAGCATATCGTAAGCACTGTCTTCCGGAAGGAAATGGATGATAGCCCGGAGGGGTTGCTCATAGGACAGCAGGGTCCTGTAGAAATCGTTGTCCATTTGACCGATGATCAGGATCAACATTTTGGTGTACACGGGATTATCCTTAATGTACTGGCGGTTTTGGAATGGAATATAATGTAGAAACCTTAGTGTCTCAACTCCCAACCAAAACTCACCTCATGATGCAACACCTTGGCCCCCTTCCCCACCTTGTGGTGTTCCTTGGCGTTGACGGAAGTGCAATGGAGCTTCTCAAGACGCAGTTTCTCGGATCCCTTGGCCGTTTTGGGTTTGGCGGTATTAGAACCCCTTTTGGTCTCACCGGGCTTACCCTTAGCGCGATTCGAGGTAAGGTTCTTGAGCTGCGCTGGAATGTTCTTCTGCCAGTAGTTGTAGAGATCGAAGTTCGCCTCAGCATCGATGGTTTTGGTTACCCTTTCGTACTCTTCTAAGCAACTCTCAATGCCGGCCAAGGTAATGGAAATGGGATCCACCGGCTTCATCGATCCTGAAATGTTTCCAGTTGGGTTAAGTTTTTTGTCCAATATTGAGTATCTATAGGAGTACTAACCTAACGTCTTCCTGCTCCTTGAAAAGCGTTCGTTGTGCTGAGTGGAGGCCAATATCTCCTTTTTCAAGTCGATCACGAAAACAGCCCGTCGTGTCCCGCTAATCACCCTCTTCACAAACTCTTCCTGGACCGCCTTCAGTCCATTGTCGTAGAAGTTGACGCAGTAGATGAAGTGACCAATGTCGGGGGTTCCTTGAAGTACCTGGGTCCGCCGGCTGCTTCGTATTGATCTGGCAATACTCATTCTGTGTCAgatgtatgtatataaaatatgtTTGTACCGGAGTTATAGGCTTTTTATAAACTTATGATCTCATCAGGTGAAGGATAACACCCAGAAGAAGATACTTCTCATATCGAAAGTATTTTCCCATAATATCTTATTAAGAAACCCTTGTAATAAAATAGTCTCATTATTTAATTGgtgtatatttttaatatataacttcttatttaatttgaatCTTAAGCTTTGAACGGACTGTCGCATTAACAGGAAACATGGGACCATGTCCTGGCACAATAAAGTCACAAACTTCTGCCATTTTACTACGCTCCTCCACCTGCCGCTTTGCATCCTCACTGCCGGCATTCCTCCAAATACTATCGTCGTCTATGTCCTCCTGACGCTCGAAGAGATCTCCGGTTATGCCGACGGTTCCACCAAGCTGAGAGTTGGTGACAATAACCGAAACGCAACTGAGAGTGTgccctggcgtcctcctgacTAGTACCTCCTTATTTGAGTCCAGAGCGAGCTCCTCTGCTTCATCGCCGCTGCCAAAGTGATCCAAGTAAAGATCGCGATTCGAGGCGCAAGCGCCAACTAAATGCATTCGCGCCGTCTGAAACAGGTAGTTGCATCCTATATGGTCAGAGTGTCCGTGGGTACAGACCACCACGTGAATGTCTTTAGGTTCCAGGCCTTGTCCTTGCAGAAGTGTTTTAAGGTGCTCTCCATCCCATGCCGTCATTGTGTCCACAATGACGTTAGTGCCATCCCGACAGCGTATCAGGGTGGAGGTGCAGTTGGCCCTCATATGCGACTCGTTTCCAGAATCCTCATAGGAGTAGCCGTCTTGGAGCACAGTCACCTGGTTATGAGGTGCGAGGTCGCTGGTTGACATTCCAAGGCAGTGTATTTAGtcgaatttaaattaaagtactttaattaaatgaaatccTTAAAAGGACCTCAAAGCCGGTGTTCCTAGTGGCCAacaaaaaggtaaacaaaaacaagaaggccaaaacaaaaacaaaacaccagCTGATTGCCAGGTGCTCAGGAACATGAACTAGTTCtcgacttaaaaaaataaataactataGAACTATAGTAAATAACTAAagtaaataaagaaattattgttttaataaagaattaaATACTTCACCTAAATTTTGATTGTATATTTGATTTGTAAACACAATTTGTTCATTAAAAATGTCAAAAGAATatagtttaaagtttaaaccaAATTGGCAGCTCAGCTGTGGCGACCAGCTGATCGCCTGTTCTCTCACATGTTTATAAAagtgttttttgttattatttaacATTTTCTGAATAAAACAGAGGCCTATCTTCATGTATCTGAACTATATTTCACGCGCACAATGGAAATACTTTCGACATCTTCTGCAAATGCGCCATATGAGACTGCTGGCAGGGAAGCACACAAATCTCACGGCAAGACTGCCTCTCCAAGGCGTCTCTCTACCGGCGTTTGCAGCAGAAGGCCCACTGCAGCGAAGACTCTACAGCTTCGAGAGCGATGATCCAATGGATGCTACAATCACAAGGAGTTCTTCAGACCTGGACCCACTTCTAAAGCGACTAGCAGAGGCGCCAACAATTGACAGTGTTTTGGATGTCATGATCAACAATGCCATGCAGCACACCCACATTGTGGAGGGAATCTCGATTTTGTGGCAGCATTATCAGGGCGTGGATCAGCCAGACAGAAGTGCCCTCACGGAGCGCCTACTACAGAGTATACTGCCTCTGCTGGAACCTCACATAAACCAACTAGACGTCGACGAACTTAGTCGAACCTACCTCTACCTCCGCAAGATGCACATACCCAACTGCAATCCTGCAGTCGAGGCAGTTCTAATGCGAGCGCTTCTTCTGGTAAACAACCAGGTGGACAAGGACAACCCAGTGCCTCTGACCGCCCTATCCCGACTGTCAGTGGGTATCAACCTGGAACGTGACTTCTTTACTCCTCTCGTTTGTAGGAACTTTGTCCACTATCTGGAGAATCACATCGCTCAGTGCCGCAGTGAAGAGCAGGTCCGCCTGCTGTCCACTTGTCTATTCCAGCTTCACATGATTGTCGATGAGGAACTGCTCAATAGCTTTAAGCTAAAAGTGATTCAATTGATAGACGAAAATGTCCTCAGCCATGAAACTCCAAAGGCTCTGCTCAAAGTGATCCACATGTTGAATATTCCAGTGTGGTCCCAAGAGCACACTCAGCTTATCAGAAAGATCATGCTGGTCCTGGAGCCATGCATTCCTCAGCTAGATCCCGGTGACTTGAAAAGCGTTTGTCGGACCTTTTTGCACCACCAAGAGCCAGCGGAACTGGCGAGTTCTCTAAAGGAGTCTTCGGAAAAGCTCTTAAAGGAGGAGGCCTCGGCAGACGCTCTCTCCTGCCTAGTACCCTTTGCTACTCCGCTGGAAAGGGACAAGTACACGCAACGCTTTCGAGAACTCCTGCACTCGGAAGAAGCCTGGCTGCTTCCCAATGCCAGTGGCCACTTTTTTAGCGTGCTACGTGCACTGAAGATCGCCGACCTTAAGTTCTGCAACACCTACTGGTCAGGTGTCGTACGGGAGTTGGATTCGTGCGCGGAGGAGCAGACGCATCTGCGATTTCTGAGACACTGTCAACGCTATATGAACTTCAATAACAACCTGGGAGGAACGTATCGCCATTTCGAGGTGGAAAAGAAGCTGAGTCATATGTGCATGAGCGCCATGGAGGAAGACATATCGGGTCGGCTACCCACCAAGTTCGCACGCCTGGCCGCCTTTGTCCTGGCGTATGGACACACTCCGTTCTCCTGGAAGAAGTTTCCCAATGTTTTGCTGAGCAAGTTACTGGCTATGGCTCCGCAGCTGGACATCAATGAGTGCTTCCTTCTCAGCAGGGGCATGCAGATAGCTTGCGAACTCCGGTTTCGGCAGCACCTTCCGTCGCTGGCGAGCATGCAACTGGCGACCATGGACAACGTGCTCATCAGCTGCGCTGAGAGGCACCTGGCAAGAGCCGACGAGGAGCCGTTGAGTGCCAGTGATCTTAGCATGATTGTGCGAACGCTGAGCCATCGAAAGTGTAAGGGTGAGCCTTGGAAGAATCCTGAAAACATTTTCTAATTATTCTCTATGCAGCCCTGAAGAACACAGTGGTCTACAACAAATCCCTGTCGCTATACAAATCTCTGCATTGCAAGGATCTCAGTTCGCGGGTAGTTCGAGACATGGCGTATAATTTTAATGCATCGCAGTTCCTCGTTCCTGAGCTGCTGGAGTCTATGTTTGGCTACATCTCCGAACAGCATAAGCACGTCACGGGAGATACCGTGGAAAAGGTTCTTACTTGTTCCTATAACTTGGGATACACTCCGACCTCCCTGGAGGTTTTGGAACATGCTTCGGAAGTGTTGATAAGGTAAATAGACTACCATTCCCTCTGATAGACATGAAATGCAAATATATTTCACAGGGACTTTGATCAGATGAGCGGGCTGGCGATCGTCCAAGCGTGCCTGGCACTTTGCTTTTACAAATCCATACCGGAGGAGTTGATCAACAGGATATTCTGCGTAAAGTTCATACAGCGCATTGAGGATGAGATACAAGTCTGCTACTCTAAGGCCACCTATCCGGAGCGGGTGCTGAATCTGGTTATGCAGCTGAACCGCACGGTCTGCTTGGATCTTCCCGAGGCGAATGTTCCCTGGTTTCAGCAAAATTATATTGAAGCCCAAATGAGCAAAAGTAATTATAAGAAATTTAGACCTTAGGCAATCAAGTTACCATTCATTTCCCAGGACCCTTGCAGTCAACTGCGTTTAGTAAAGATGTGAAGGAGTTATTGGAGAAAATACTCAAGGATAAAAATCATTTCCGTTGCAATCACACGACTCCTTACGGCTACCAAATAGACTTTGTGATACATTTCGATCGGGATAGGAAACCAATACCAGCGCCTCCTGTGGAGGCCACCATGTTGGATCGCATAACCAAGTAGTATTCAGATAATCACCTTTAAAGGATCTCTCTATATCCTAATCCTCTTTCTAGAGTGGCTATACTTCTCCTTAGGTTAGACTCCTTTTGCGAGAATGACCTCACAGCTCTGCGAGGACCCGAGTCTTTGAAGATGAAACATCTGGAAATGATGGGCTACAAAGTTCTGCAGATCAACGAACACGACTGGAACTCCAAGTACATGGCGGCACCAGGTGCCAAGGCCAACTATTTAAAGTGCTTGTTACAGATTTCCAACTAGTCTTTAACAGTACCTCTTCGAAAATAAGATGTTTCTAagtttaaatgtttaatagtgATTATATTTGTACAAAAATAGTGTTTAAATTCGTTTTGTATAtagtattttatattaattatacaaatgcatttaaaaagtTGTTCACTTATCCTGATTTACACACCAATTGTAGGCGTTGTTGAACATTAACTGCCAAGGACTCTCTGTGTTTGTGGCGGGCACCTCGAATCCGGGTGGCACGTACGGCCATTGAGTCATGGAGCTGCATCGCTCCGGATGCGGCATCAGGGCCAAGTGGCGGCCATCAGGTGAACACAGTCCGGCAATACCCAGAGGACTGCCATTGGGATTCATGGGATAAAGTTCCGTAGGTTCACCCTGGTCATTCACATACTGCAGAGTCACCAGCTGCTCCGACTGAAGAGTTTTAATGAGGTTCTCCTCCCGGAAGGCAAAGCGTCCTTCCCCATGGGCCACCCAACAACCCAGGATCAGATCCTGCATATTTCCCAGCATAATAGAGCGGTTGGGTGGAATTCGAACAGAGGACCAACGGCACTCAAATCTCTGGGAGCGATTGTGGAGCAAAGCCAAGTCAGGCTGTGTTCCCAATTGGGATTTGAGGTTTCCGACAAAACCAATCAGGGTCATCAGTTGGCATCCATTGCAAATGCCGAGGGAGAAAACGTCCTTGCGTTTCTTAAAGTCCTCAAACTGGCTCTTCAGGGTCGGACTGTGGACAATATTGGCTGCCCAACCCTTTGCAGATCCCAAGGTGTCCGCATAGCTGAAGCCTCCCGGGAAGATCAGTCCTCGGTATTGGGACAAAGTGGTGGtacctttaaaaaataaatatttatagttcCTTTTAATCTTACATGAATTATTCACTTACCCTTCAAAAGATCGGACATGGTCACGTCGTGGACCTCGAAGTTGGCCCTGAGA includes these proteins:
- the LOC6498221 gene encoding uncharacterized protein LOC6498221 isoform X2 codes for the protein MSIARSIRSSRRTQVLQGTPDIGHFIYCVNFYDNGLKAVQEEFVKRVISGTRRAVFVIDLKKEILASTQHNERFSRSRKTLGSMKPVDPISITLAGIESCLEEYERVTKTIDAEANFDLYNYWQKNIPAQLKNLTSNRAKGKPGETKRGSNTAKPKTAKGSEKLRLEKLHCTSVNAKEHHKVGKGAKVLHHEYIKDNPVYTKMLILIIGQMDNDFYRTLLSYEQPLRAIIHFLPEDSAYDMLVPRPRRERELQAAVATIQRDIHSLRKRTPVKPVGIFQQKLPQMSACMATKFSNDIFDQLSWYMYDVETLRDWYRRYYVECYQETDVKMDPSLQLQDAFHVVESLSIQGHYLKAQMPAARDDDGTVYLYVESLMSTFGNPRELMTETEVLLLANPTPAVQTRVLDKVKVYANAFKSIVKLPKNDRIFLEESNDLLTSLLSYMDQGLMRNIYHGCLEYNLMRRYFTSGYITNAINVQPYNGDPEPIYLPKYAQLYLTDDSVTQRLIHLVNDYDEFTVEEVRPNVQLYTFRRGLNEVFEQEKQTVIPTRLCFRDFTLYEMEQFLEDFVTPQKFSEMQESLTSANMSQATVLNSGEPIFVKCSEGPDRVTIDPNIFVRPKSIKGKQKKAKEPVDSSREFDSVAGNRKHSTTASMARGDTLGSKAMRPSAFFAEEFRPTNLGDSIYQSAGLGLDHPMLKGYNLDDTRQTIKTKTSRYFFEEGRVTLYEEKWNFRQMNKCLSLEVGDQHVHFRNPSLNVLATDACVRIESKNGISLRAMPKELECAKAVLNYPNGLSTYCHDTHAEHLWQYQENELDESRRICTPYGCVISFYQNTDTVVIMRYNGEVYYLYSLTDAENEEEEELNSEFINACSTQSTYSSYKPIPTDDKSKCHKKKRRESTRVAAGAESIMRPSMQSMISKQSGSNAGARKNRLAKSKQYAALFASVEFELNFLNFIMALYKLSYRHLKLITTLGSVVHVQRDGKIWCGKPYRNTEWHDYYVNEAYSMRDDGVKMIWTVGELRCYHSDGTCIKSGTVEGWDPGTERDDIDMEITSSSSHRHSSVEEEQRGTIYINAPDGLPFDQSFVDSQTIETVSQTAPDKVRSISECPIEEEEGEVVFDMSYITYMPNTFAMFHKIYSSIQFNFNHITKVDLNIETSVSTCDNMKLRIFKSSLLTEIPISISDSEFRNYTDIPPDMPSSSADSDEWTRKKRFLSEPDAPSSESPIGSEEQLLDVPDILDRTCVEIECNNLLVHVFEDRTTIQTQLRKFGCDENAKCDLMVRDNIVLEVNYSESLSTIFRKWIEELTSFINCFCPKWRTLYFLESLDSQCQKKGFELMKAVPPLGKYNFCAGNYFIDAHELISVDNKMKNNYPWFNEDLVKFPRFPLYKKAPPTEEFPLVLKAKIFVEIPAQLANTDRIYQFVNEFDRIKFRKQRYRFNEAVLFHLHPRLRLLVQQEISKRSWKNHHEEMRRRKFMEQQRLSLYLAMLKHKVYPNYFQFKDQFYSHVRNIDFFNFMTAKCNEKAHPEEVVVDPVEEPTSPTSKASTKYRKKCYCPKYVKSME
- the LOC6498220 gene encoding metallo-beta-lactamase domain-containing protein 1 encodes the protein MSTSDLAPHNQVTVLQDGYSYEDSGNESHMRANCTSTLIRCRDGTNVIVDTMTAWDGEHLKTLLQGQGLEPKDIHVVVCTHGHSDHIGCNYLFQTARMHLVGACASNRDLYLDHFGSGDEAEELALDSNKEVLVRRTPGHTLSCVSVIVTNSQLGGTVGITGDLFERQEDIDDDSIWRNAGSEDAKRQVEERSKMAEVCDFIVPGHGPMFPVNATVRSKLKIQIK
- the LOC6498221 gene encoding uncharacterized protein LOC6498221 isoform X1; translation: MSIARSIRSSRRTQVLQGTPDIGHFIYCVNFYDNGLKAVQEEFVKRVISGTRRAVFVIDLKKEILASTQHNERFSRSRKTLGSMKPVDPISITLAGIESCLEEYERVTKTIDAEANFDLYNYWQKNIPAQLKNLTSNRAKGKPGETKRGSNTAKPKTAKGSEKLRLEKLHCTSVNAKEHHKVGKGAKVLHHEYIKDNPVYTKMLILIIGQMDNDFYRTLLSYEQPLRAIIHFLPEDSAYDMLVPRPRRERELQAAVATIQRDIHSLRKRTPVKPVGIFQQKLPQMSACMATKFSNDIFDQLSWYMYDVETLRDWYRRYYVECYQETDVKMDPSLQLQDAFHVVESLSIQGHYLKAQMPAARDDDGTVYLYVESLMSTFGNPRELMTETEVLLLANPTPAVQTRVLDKVKVYANAFKSIVKLPKNDRIFLEESNDLLTSLLSYMDQGLMRNIYHGCLEYNLMRRYFTSGYITNAINVQPYNGDPEPIYLPKYAQLYLTDDSVTQRLIHLVNDYDEFTVEEVRPNVQLYTFRRGLNEVFEQEKQTVIPTRLCFRDFTLYEMEQFLEDFVTPQKFSEMQESLTSANMSQATVLNSGEPIFVKCSEGPDRVTIDPNIFVRPKSIKGKQKKAKEPVDSSREFDSVAGNRKHSTTASMARGDTLGSKAMRPSAFFAEEFRPTNLGDSIYQSAGLGLDHPMLKGYNLDDTRQTIKTKTSRYFFEEGRVTLYEEKWNFRQMNKCLSLEVGDQHVHFRNPSLNVLATDACVRIESKNGISLRAMPKELECAKAVLNYPNGLSTYCHDTHAEHLWQYQENELDESRRICTPYGCVISFYQNTDTVVIMRYNGEVYYLYSLTDAENEEEEELNSEFINACSTQSTYSSYKPIPTDDKSKCHKKKRRESTRVAAGAESIMRPSMQSMISKQSGSNAGARKNRLAKSKQYAALFASVEFELNFLNFIMALYKLSYRHLKLITTLGSVVHVQRDGKIWCGKPYRNTEWHDYYVNEAYSMRDDGVKMIWTVGELRCYHSDGTCIKSGTVEGWDPGTERDDIDMEITSSSSHRHSSVEEEQVQSRGTIYINAPDGLPFDQSFVDSQTIETVSQTAPDKVRSISECPIEEEEGEVVFDMSYITYMPNTFAMFHKIYSSIQFNFNHITKVDLNIETSVSTCDNMKLRIFKSSLLTEIPISISDSEFRNYTDIPPDMPSSSADSDEWTRKKRFLSEPDAPSSESPIGSEEQLLDVPDILDRTCVEIECNNLLVHVFEDRTTIQTQLRKFGCDENAKCDLMVRDNIVLEVNYSESLSTIFRKWIEELTSFINCFCPKWRTLYFLESLDSQCQKKGFELMKAVPPLGKYNFCAGNYFIDAHELISVDNKMKNNYPWFNEDLVKFPRFPLYKKAPPTEEFPLVLKAKIFVEIPAQLANTDRIYQFVNEFDRIKFRKQRYRFNEAVLFHLHPRLRLLVQQEISKRSWKNHHEEMRRRKFMEQQRLSLYLAMLKHKVYPNYFQFKDQFYSHVRNIDFFNFMTAKCNEKAHPEEVVVDPVEEPTSPTSKASTKYRKKCYCPKYVKSME